The following proteins come from a genomic window of Larimichthys crocea isolate SSNF chromosome III, L_crocea_2.0, whole genome shotgun sequence:
- the LOC104921205 gene encoding betaine--homocysteine S-methyltransferase 1 isoform X1 produces MERKQRRGILERLNAGEVVVGDGGYVMQLERRGYVKAGHWTPEAAVEHPEAVRQLHREFLRAGANVLQTFTFYCSEDKLEISGNVTNITGAQINEAACDLAREVANEGDALVAGCVSKTPCYAESHSETKVKAIFKKQMDDFLKKDIDFFIVEFVNHVEEAGWAVEVLKTSGKPVGATLCISPHGDMDGVPPGECAVRLVKAGADIVGINCHLDPLTGIRTVKLMKEGLQKAGLKAHLMIQPLGFHTPECNLGGYTSLPEYPFALETRAITRWDIHKYTREAYNAGIRYIGGCCGFEPYHIRAIAEELAAERGFLPPASEKHGLWGAALEMHTKPWVRARARREYWENLLPASGRPKCPSMATPADGYETAGI; encoded by the exons ATGGAGAGGAAGCAAAGAAGG GGTATCCTGGAGCGCCTGAATGCTGGAGAGGTGGTTGTTGGCGATGGAGGTTATGTGATGCAGCTGGAGAGACGTGGCTACGTGAAGGCAGGACACTGGACACCTGAGGCTGCTGTTGAACATCCTGAAGCAG tgCGGCAGCTGCACAGGGAGTTCCTGAGGGCCGGAGCTAATGTGCTTCAGACGTTCACCTTCTACTGCAGTGAGGATAAGCTGGAGATCAGCGGCAACGTCACCAACATCACT GGTGCCCAGATCAATGAAGCAGCCTGTGACCTGGCCAGGGAGGTAGCCAATGAGGGTGATGCATTGGTCGCTGGGTGCGTCTCTAAGACTCCATGTTATGCAGAGAGTCACAGTGAGACTAAGGTTAAGGCCATCTTTAAGAAGCAGATGGACGACTTCCTCAAAAAGGACATTGATTTCTTTATCGTGGAG TTTGTCAATCATGTGGAAGAGGCAGGCTGGGCAGTGGAAGTGCTGAAGACCAGTGGTAAACCGGTGGGTGCAACGCTGTGCATCTCCCCTCATGGAGACATGGATGGAGTCCCACCTGGAGAGTGCGCTGTCAGGCTGGTCAAAGCTG GAGCTGACATTGTTGGCATAAACTGCCACTTGGACCCTCTGACAGGCATTCGTACAGTAAAGTTGATGAAAGAAGGATTACAGAAAGCTGGTCTCAAAGCCCATCTCATGATCCAGCCACTGGGCTTCCACACCCCTGAGTGCAACTTAGGGGGATACACTAGCCTGCCTGAGTACCCCTTCG CATTGGAGACCAGAGCAATTACCCGCTGGGACATCCATAAATACACCAGAGAGGCTTACAATGCTGGAATTCGCTACATTGGTGGCTGCTGTGGATTTGAGCCTTACCATATCAGAGCTATAGCAGAGGAgctggctgcagagagaggattCCTCCCACCAGCTTCAGAGAAGCATGGACTCTGGGGAGCTGCTCTGGAGATGCACACTAAACCCTGGGTCAGAGCCAG GGCTCGTCGAGAGTACTGGGAAAACCTTTTGCCTGCTTCTGGACGTCCCAAATGCCCTTCCATGGCCACACCGGCTGATGGTTATGAAACAGCTGGAATCTAA
- the LOC104921205 gene encoding betaine--homocysteine S-methyltransferase 1 isoform X2, with product MERKQRRGILERLNAGEVVVGDGGYVMQLERRGYVKAGHWTPEAAVEHPEAVRQLHREFLRAGANVLQTFTFYCSEDKLEISGNVTNITGAQINEAACDLAREVANEGDALVAGCVSKTPCYAESHSETKVKAIFKKQMDDFLKKDIDFFIVEFVNHVEEAGWAVEVLKTSGKPVGATLCISPHGDMDGVPPGECAVRLVKAGADIVGINCHLDPLTGIRTVKLMKEGLQKAGLKAHLMIQPLGFHTPECNLGGYTSLPEYPFALETRAITRWDIHKYTREAYNAGIRYIGGCCGFEPYHIRAIAEELAAERGFLPPASEKHGLWGAALEMHTKPWVRARARREYWENLLPASGRPKCPSMATPADGYETAGI from the exons GGTATCCTGGAGCGCCTGAATGCTGGAGAGGTGGTTGTTGGCGATGGAGGTTATGTGATGCAGCTGGAGAGACGTGGCTACGTGAAGGCAGGACACTGGACACCTGAGGCTGCTGTTGAACATCCTGAAGCAG tgCGGCAGCTGCACAGGGAGTTCCTGAGGGCCGGAGCTAATGTGCTTCAGACGTTCACCTTCTACTGCAGTGAGGATAAGCTGGAGATCAGCGGCAACGTCACCAACATCACT GGTGCCCAGATCAATGAAGCAGCCTGTGACCTGGCCAGGGAGGTAGCCAATGAGGGTGATGCATTGGTCGCTGGGTGCGTCTCTAAGACTCCATGTTATGCAGAGAGTCACAGTGAGACTAAGGTTAAGGCCATCTTTAAGAAGCAGATGGACGACTTCCTCAAAAAGGACATTGATTTCTTTATCGTGGAG TTTGTCAATCATGTGGAAGAGGCAGGCTGGGCAGTGGAAGTGCTGAAGACCAGTGGTAAACCGGTGGGTGCAACGCTGTGCATCTCCCCTCATGGAGACATGGATGGAGTCCCACCTGGAGAGTGCGCTGTCAGGCTGGTCAAAGCTG GAGCTGACATTGTTGGCATAAACTGCCACTTGGACCCTCTGACAGGCATTCGTACAGTAAAGTTGATGAAAGAAGGATTACAGAAAGCTGGTCTCAAAGCCCATCTCATGATCCAGCCACTGGGCTTCCACACCCCTGAGTGCAACTTAGGGGGATACACTAGCCTGCCTGAGTACCCCTTCG CATTGGAGACCAGAGCAATTACCCGCTGGGACATCCATAAATACACCAGAGAGGCTTACAATGCTGGAATTCGCTACATTGGTGGCTGCTGTGGATTTGAGCCTTACCATATCAGAGCTATAGCAGAGGAgctggctgcagagagaggattCCTCCCACCAGCTTCAGAGAAGCATGGACTCTGGGGAGCTGCTCTGGAGATGCACACTAAACCCTGGGTCAGAGCCAG GGCTCGTCGAGAGTACTGGGAAAACCTTTTGCCTGCTTCTGGACGTCCCAAATGCCCTTCCATGGCCACACCGGCTGATGGTTATGAAACAGCTGGAATCTAA